One segment of Saprospiraceae bacterium DNA contains the following:
- the dnaG gene encoding DNA primase produces MISPKQVQDILDAVRIEDVVGEFVNLRRRGVNLIGLCPFHSEKTPSFNVNPTRNIFKCFGCGKGGDAVTFLREHESLTYPEALRWLAKKYNIEVREVERTPEQVAEQQLAESLYIVNDFALEHFQQQLFDTDEGRSVALGYFKQRGLREETIRTFGLGYAPDQRDLLLRRAKAAGHNLDLLKKNGLCSQDGTRDFFRDRVMFAIHNLSGKIAAFAGRTMSSDKTTPKYVNSPETEIYVKNKTLYGLFQAKKAIRQHDECLLTEGYMDVISLHQAGIENVVASSGTALTEGQLQLIKRNTNNLKILYDGDPAGIKAALRGLDLALEQDMNVKICLLPDGHDPDSYVQQFGGDAFKQYVGENAKDFILFKTQLLVAETRSDPVKKAALIKDIVSSIAKIPDPIKRSVYLKECASLLEVDEKALHSETNKLITATLKKREEKAARQPGAASDSPGPADGDFGWATEMPPGTPENESFVPLAKEKPLVRGDEFQERDIIRLLVQYGHQMLDKEGLTVAEYVLADIEESLGDFDNLLYGKIAAECHALLVAGQSFDQNYFLHHAEKEFSDLAIDLLASPWELSPNWEEKWNYPLQNQVIPDLNFDLDMRQALDRFKLRKIQKMCDLNLGRVKAASDAGDMEAMIRYMKIQQKLNETRNEIAKRAGTVLWAK; encoded by the coding sequence ATGATTTCACCCAAACAGGTGCAAGATATCCTCGATGCGGTGCGCATCGAGGATGTCGTTGGCGAATTCGTCAATCTGCGGCGACGCGGGGTGAACTTGATTGGGCTGTGCCCTTTTCACAGCGAAAAAACACCCTCGTTCAACGTCAATCCCACGCGCAACATCTTCAAATGTTTCGGCTGCGGCAAAGGCGGCGACGCGGTCACTTTTTTGCGCGAGCATGAGAGCCTGACCTACCCGGAGGCGTTGCGTTGGTTGGCCAAAAAATACAACATCGAGGTTAGGGAGGTGGAGCGCACGCCCGAGCAGGTGGCCGAGCAACAATTGGCCGAATCGCTCTACATCGTCAACGATTTTGCGCTCGAACATTTTCAGCAACAACTTTTTGATACTGACGAGGGTCGGTCGGTGGCATTGGGCTATTTCAAGCAGCGCGGCCTGCGCGAAGAGACCATCCGCACCTTTGGACTTGGCTATGCGCCCGACCAGCGCGACCTGCTCCTGCGACGCGCCAAAGCCGCTGGTCACAACCTTGATTTGCTGAAAAAAAATGGCCTGTGCAGTCAGGATGGCACCCGCGATTTTTTCAGGGACCGTGTGATGTTCGCCATTCACAACTTGTCGGGGAAAATCGCCGCCTTTGCTGGGCGCACCATGTCGTCAGACAAGACGACACCCAAATATGTGAACAGCCCCGAGACGGAGATTTATGTAAAAAACAAGACGCTCTACGGCCTTTTTCAAGCCAAAAAAGCCATTCGCCAGCACGACGAATGTCTGCTCACCGAAGGCTACATGGACGTGATATCGCTCCATCAGGCAGGCATCGAAAACGTGGTGGCATCCTCTGGCACCGCCCTCACGGAGGGGCAGCTGCAACTCATCAAACGCAACACCAACAACCTGAAAATCCTCTACGATGGCGACCCCGCAGGCATCAAAGCCGCCTTGCGAGGCCTCGACCTCGCGCTCGAGCAGGATATGAACGTGAAAATCTGTCTGCTACCTGACGGACACGACCCTGACAGCTATGTGCAGCAGTTTGGCGGGGATGCCTTCAAGCAGTATGTGGGCGAAAACGCCAAGGATTTTATCCTTTTCAAAACACAGTTGTTGGTGGCGGAAACGCGGAGCGACCCCGTGAAAAAGGCGGCTTTGATAAAAGACATCGTGTCGAGCATCGCCAAAATCCCCGACCCCATCAAGCGCAGCGTTTATCTGAAAGAATGTGCATCGCTGCTTGAGGTGGATGAGAAAGCCCTGCACAGCGAGACGAACAAACTGATAACGGCCACGCTCAAAAAACGCGAGGAAAAAGCGGCACGCCAACCGGGCGCTGCCAGCGACTCGCCCGGCCCCGCCGACGGCGACTTCGGTTGGGCTACCGAGATGCCGCCCGGCACGCCCGAAAACGAGTCATTTGTCCCGTTGGCCAAAGAAAAGCCACTTGTGCGCGGCGACGAGTTTCAAGAACGCGACATCATCAGGCTACTGGTACAATACGGCCACCAAATGCTCGACAAGGAAGGGCTGACCGTGGCAGAGTATGTGCTCGCTGACATAGAGGAGTCGTTGGGCGACTTCGACAACCTGCTCTATGGCAAAATCGCAGCCGAATGTCACGCGCTGTTAGTGGCAGGCCAATCATTCGACCAAAACTACTTTCTTCATCACGCAGAAAAGGAGTTTAGCGACTTGGCCATTGACCTGCTGGCATCTCCGTGGGAACTATCGCCCAACTGGGAGGAAAAATGGAACTATCCGCTGCAAAATCAGGTGATACCCGACCTGAATTTCGACCTTGATATGCGACAGGCGCTCGACCGATTCAAACTGCGCAAAATCCAGAAGATGTGCGACCTCAATCTGGGGCGTGTGAAAGCCGCTTCGGACGCAGGTGACATGGAAGCCATGATTCGGTACATGAAAATCCAGCAAAAACTCAACGAGACGCGCAACGAGATTGCCAAGCGGGCAGGGACGGTGTTGTGGGCGAAATGA
- the mrdA gene encoding penicillin-binding protein 2, producing the protein MNIGALKQRYIQIVFIGAAVALVAQAAYLQLINETYRQRAERTTVEKLTVYPPRGLVYDRKGRLIVNNEAMFDLMVIYNQVDFNNINIKKFCRLVGIDEAGFWSRLDKDFKSGRFSRSVPFVFEKKLSIEQYARLQECLYEFSGFFVQPRNIRGYPYNAGAHVLGYINEVDPRDIERFKDKETGISKYESGDYIGAAGLESQYEDDLKGKKGYSLLLKNNLGRIVGKYAGGNFDSTAVPGRDLISSIDIDLQQYGEFLMQNKTGSVVAIEPRTGQVLCMLSAPYYNPNRLAMTQERGKIFSELLNDTLKPFFDRTVMAKYPPGSIFKTVVSLVGMQEGTLNPNRGMSCGGGYFYAGRLYKCHGHGHIGNVVDALAYSCNTYYFNEFRNEIDKFGFSNSDKGLDMFVDYCRQMGLGVKLGIDYPNENGGNVPTTAYYDKIYPKKLGGWRSPTIMSVGIGQGELQLTTLQMANLAACIANGGHWYTPHLAKEFKDGPIPKKYVERHDVNIDKQWFKLVQEGMAECVNRGTARIAQVPGIQVCGKTGTSQNPHGKDHSVFYAFAPKENPKIAIAVYVENAGWGASYAAPIAGLMIEKYLNDTIATARLPVQDRMVRADLIGRGNADKIQAQAPKKPETPETPTDMPDRSPALGVNTGDGQRRR; encoded by the coding sequence ATGAACATAGGGGCGCTAAAGCAACGCTACATTCAAATAGTGTTTATCGGAGCCGCTGTGGCTCTGGTGGCACAGGCTGCATATTTGCAACTTATCAATGAAACTTACCGACAGCGTGCCGAGCGAACCACTGTTGAAAAACTCACCGTTTATCCGCCTCGCGGCTTGGTTTATGACCGCAAGGGCCGCCTCATCGTGAACAACGAGGCCATGTTCGACCTCATGGTGATTTACAATCAGGTGGACTTCAATAATATCAATATCAAAAAATTTTGCCGCTTGGTAGGCATAGACGAGGCTGGGTTTTGGAGTCGCTTGGACAAGGATTTCAAAAGTGGGCGATTCTCGCGCTCCGTCCCTTTTGTTTTTGAGAAAAAACTTTCCATAGAGCAATATGCTCGCTTGCAGGAGTGCCTATATGAATTTTCGGGATTCTTTGTGCAACCGCGCAATATCAGGGGCTACCCATATAACGCTGGTGCCCATGTGCTGGGCTACATCAATGAGGTGGACCCGCGCGACATCGAGCGATTTAAAGACAAAGAAACCGGCATCTCCAAATACGAATCGGGGGACTATATCGGCGCGGCGGGCCTTGAATCGCAGTACGAGGATGATTTGAAGGGCAAGAAAGGGTATAGCCTGTTGCTCAAGAACAACTTGGGGCGCATCGTGGGGAAATACGCAGGTGGCAACTTTGACTCAACCGCAGTGCCGGGGCGCGACCTCATTTCATCTATTGATATTGACTTGCAACAGTATGGCGAGTTTTTGATGCAAAACAAGACTGGCAGCGTGGTGGCCATAGAGCCTCGCACGGGTCAAGTGCTTTGTATGCTCAGCGCCCCCTATTACAACCCCAACCGGCTGGCTATGACGCAGGAACGCGGGAAGATTTTTAGCGAACTGCTCAACGACACGCTCAAACCGTTCTTCGACCGCACCGTGATGGCCAAGTATCCGCCCGGCTCGATTTTCAAGACCGTCGTGTCATTGGTTGGGATGCAAGAGGGCACTTTAAATCCCAACAGGGGCATGAGTTGCGGAGGCGGTTATTTTTACGCGGGGCGGCTCTATAAGTGTCACGGTCATGGACATATTGGCAATGTGGTGGACGCATTGGCCTACTCGTGCAACACTTATTATTTCAATGAATTTCGCAATGAGATAGACAAGTTCGGGTTTTCCAACTCTGACAAAGGGCTGGATATGTTCGTGGACTATTGTCGGCAAATGGGGCTTGGCGTAAAACTTGGCATTGACTATCCGAACGAAAACGGCGGCAACGTCCCGACCACTGCTTACTATGATAAAATATATCCCAAAAAACTTGGTGGTTGGCGCTCGCCCACCATCATGTCGGTTGGCATCGGGCAGGGAGAGCTTCAGTTGACTACTTTGCAAATGGCCAATCTCGCGGCCTGCATTGCCAATGGAGGACACTGGTACACACCCCATTTGGCAAAGGAGTTCAAGGATGGCCCCATTCCCAAGAAATATGTGGAGCGACACGATGTGAACATTGACAAGCAATGGTTCAAATTGGTGCAAGAAGGCATGGCCGAATGTGTCAACAGGGGCACTGCGCGTATCGCCCAGGTGCCCGGCATCCAGGTATGTGGCAAAACGGGCACCAGTCAAAACCCACATGGGAAAGACCACTCGGTTTTTTATGCCTTTGCGCCTAAGGAAAACCCAAAAATCGCTATCGCAGTCTATGTGGAGAATGCGGGCTGGGGGGCTTCTTACGCTGCGCCCATCGCGGGTTTGATGATTGAAAAATATCTCAACGATACCATTGCCACCGCTCGATTGCCCGTGCAAGACCGAATGGTGAGAGCAGACTTGATAGGCAGAGGCAATGCCGACAAAATCCAAGCGCAGGCACCCAAAAAGCCTGAAACGCCCGAAACACCCACTGATATGCCGGACAGGTCTCCGGCCTTAGGCGTAAACACGGGTGATGGGCAAAGGCGGCGGTGA
- the mreC gene encoding rod shape-determining protein MreC: MGQLLRLILRNGGFLTLLLVEAFAFYIIVQWNTKQNAIFTHSMGLFAGRVLDKRQQMSDYTSLKEQNRKLHDENTKLHEQLRFLNSIETSKKDTSFITVKLDTIRLGDSLAVSKIVRPQYRYIAARVIGNSIDGANNWIYLNRGSDDGLRPNMGVLTGDGIVGIVRHVDRHFSAAMSVLHREAKISVSLKKQKALGSLIWDGGDPTIAFLKFVPKHFDVKEEDEIVTSGFSDVFPKGIPVGKVLGDPRPDKENQYFWDIKVRLSQDMSSINDVYVVANIFSVELDSLKQKVQK, from the coding sequence ATGGGCCAGCTGCTCCGACTAATTCTCCGCAATGGCGGCTTCCTCACTCTATTGTTGGTGGAAGCCTTTGCCTTTTATATTATTGTGCAATGGAACACGAAACAAAATGCCATCTTCACGCACTCTATGGGGCTTTTTGCAGGCAGAGTGTTGGATAAACGGCAACAGATGTCGGACTATACATCCTTGAAAGAACAGAATAGAAAATTACATGATGAAAACACAAAGCTGCACGAACAATTGAGGTTCCTTAACTCAATAGAGACATCTAAAAAGGATACTTCTTTTATCACTGTCAAGTTAGATACTATTCGATTGGGCGACTCGTTGGCTGTCTCCAAAATTGTGCGACCACAATATCGCTACATCGCAGCAAGGGTCATCGGCAACTCCATTGATGGTGCCAACAACTGGATTTACCTCAATCGTGGCAGCGACGACGGGCTTCGCCCGAATATGGGAGTGCTGACGGGCGACGGGATTGTTGGCATAGTCAGACATGTTGACCGCCATTTCTCCGCAGCGATGTCAGTATTGCATCGCGAGGCCAAAATCTCTGTGAGTTTGAAAAAACAAAAAGCCTTAGGCTCACTGATATGGGATGGCGGCGACCCAACCATCGCGTTTCTTAAATTTGTGCCCAAGCATTTTGACGTGAAGGAGGAGGATGAAATCGTCACGAGCGGCTTTTCCGATGTTTTCCCCAAAGGCATCCCTGTCGGCAAAGTGTTGGGCGACCCGCGACCAGACAAGGAGAACCAATACTTTTGGGACATAAAAGTGCGCCTTAGCCAGGATATGTCGTCTATCAACGATGTGTATGTGGTAGCCAATATCTTCTCTGTCGAATTGGATAGCCTGAAACAGAAAGTACAAAAATGA
- a CDS encoding rod shape-determining protein yields MNFFKFFRQELAVDLGTANTLIMVDDQVVVDEPSIVAMNRRTGETIAVGHRAMQMHEKTHENIKTVRPLKDGVIADFQAAEAMIQHMIKMVGRKNSFFSHLKMVICIPSGITEVEKRAVFDSADHVDSKETYLIHEPMAAALGIGLNIEEPVGNMIIDIGGGTTEIAVIALSGIVCDESIRIAGDELTNEIMGYMKREHNILIGERTAEQIKIHVGSALHEIDNPPPDYAVNGRDLMTGIPKQIKISYQEVAYALDKSVSKIEDAVLRALESTPPELASDIYKTGLYLTGGGALLRGLDKRLEQKTKLAVHIADDPLRAVVRGTGMALRNTHQYSFLIDRKSV; encoded by the coding sequence TTGAACTTCTTTAAGTTTTTCAGACAGGAATTAGCTGTTGACCTAGGAACCGCAAATACCCTCATCATGGTGGACGACCAAGTGGTTGTGGACGAACCCTCCATCGTGGCAATGAACCGCCGGACGGGAGAGACCATCGCCGTCGGCCACCGGGCGATGCAGATGCACGAAAAAACCCACGAGAACATCAAGACCGTGCGACCACTCAAAGACGGCGTGATTGCCGATTTTCAGGCAGCGGAGGCGATGATTCAACACATGATAAAGATGGTGGGGCGAAAAAACAGTTTTTTCAGCCACCTGAAAATGGTGATTTGCATACCCAGCGGCATCACAGAAGTGGAAAAACGCGCCGTGTTTGACTCTGCTGACCATGTGGACAGCAAGGAAACCTACCTCATACACGAGCCAATGGCAGCGGCACTTGGCATTGGCCTGAACATCGAGGAACCTGTGGGCAACATGATAATTGACATCGGCGGCGGCACCACCGAAATTGCCGTGATTGCCCTTTCGGGCATCGTCTGCGACGAGAGCATCCGCATCGCAGGCGACGAACTGACCAACGAAATCATGGGCTACATGAAGCGCGAGCACAATATCCTCATCGGCGAGCGCACTGCGGAGCAAATAAAAATACACGTTGGCTCAGCCCTCCACGAGATTGACAACCCACCGCCGGACTATGCCGTGAATGGCCGCGACCTGATGACCGGTATTCCCAAGCAAATAAAAATCAGCTATCAAGAGGTTGCCTACGCATTGGACAAAAGTGTGAGCAAAATCGAGGATGCCGTATTGCGCGCCCTTGAGTCCACGCCACCAGAGTTGGCTTCCGACATTTACAAGACAGGCCTGTATCTCACGGGCGGTGGCGCATTGCTGCGTGGCTTGGACAAACGACTCGAGCAAAAAACAAAACTTGCCGTACATATCGCCGACGACCCCCTTCGCGCAGTGGTGCGAGGCACTGGCATGGCTTTGCGCAACACCCACCAATACTCATTCCTCATAGACCGCAAAAGTGTATAA
- a CDS encoding insulinase family protein has protein sequence MILNRKSAPHIHQVSNLVLPDPRLERLDNGIPVYVLHFPEQEIIKLEAVFRAGRPEEDKRLVARATSRLLREGTSTHSGADIAEHIDFYGGSLSVPTNLDTANFILFSLKKYAAELIPVFAELLQEPSFPESELENFKRTSIQELLVELEKVEVLAYRKVTELIFGEAHPYGYNSMPSDYEALQRADLQQFFDTWYTPSNLTLFASGSVDDETLTLLNRYFGQNKKTGKTPARVLSQAAPSSPAQPVRMSHAGSLQTAIKIGRRTFNRHHPDFNGLFVLNTVLGGYFGSRLMMNIREKRGFTYNIYSTLDTYLYDGCLYIATEVNPDKAAATEKEIYSEMKKLREKPIPSDELDMVRNYLLGMLLNGLDGPLNTSDVVRGLITESLPRNAFDALVHTIRYIAPEQLQSLADQYLRSQDFWTVTVG, from the coding sequence ATGATACTCAATCGAAAATCCGCTCCGCATATTCATCAGGTTAGCAATTTGGTGCTGCCCGACCCGCGTTTGGAGCGGCTCGACAATGGCATACCCGTATATGTGCTCCATTTCCCTGAGCAGGAGATTATAAAATTGGAGGCCGTTTTTCGAGCTGGTCGCCCCGAGGAAGACAAACGGCTGGTCGCACGCGCCACTTCGCGGTTGCTGCGCGAGGGCACCTCGACCCATTCGGGTGCCGATATTGCCGAGCACATAGATTTCTACGGCGGCTCCCTGAGTGTGCCCACCAATCTGGACACAGCAAATTTCATCCTGTTTTCCCTCAAAAAGTACGCTGCCGAGCTCATCCCGGTTTTTGCGGAATTGCTTCAAGAGCCTTCCTTCCCCGAATCAGAACTGGAAAATTTCAAGCGAACCAGCATTCAGGAACTCTTGGTCGAGCTCGAAAAAGTGGAAGTGCTGGCTTATCGGAAAGTGACCGAGCTGATTTTTGGGGAGGCGCATCCTTATGGCTACAATTCTATGCCCTCCGACTACGAGGCACTTCAACGCGCTGATTTGCAGCAGTTTTTCGATACATGGTACACCCCCTCCAATCTCACGCTTTTTGCCAGCGGCAGTGTGGACGATGAGACGCTGACGCTCCTAAACCGTTATTTTGGACAAAACAAAAAAACAGGCAAAACACCTGCCCGCGTATTGTCGCAAGCCGCTCCGTCGTCCCCAGCTCAACCCGTACGGATGAGCCATGCTGGCTCCCTCCAAACGGCGATAAAAATCGGTCGCCGCACATTCAATCGCCACCATCCTGACTTCAATGGTTTGTTCGTGCTCAACACCGTGCTTGGTGGCTACTTTGGCTCGCGCCTGATGATGAACATTCGAGAAAAAAGAGGCTTTACCTACAACATTTACTCCACCTTGGACACCTATCTCTATGATGGTTGCCTCTACATCGCCACAGAGGTGAATCCCGACAAGGCGGCCGCGACGGAAAAGGAGATTTATTCGGAAATGAAAAAACTGCGCGAGAAGCCCATTCCTTCCGATGAATTGGACATGGTGCGCAATTATTTGCTCGGGATGCTCCTCAACGGTCTCGATGGGCCGCTCAACACTTCCGATGTGGTGCGCGGTCTCATCACGGAAAGCCTCCCTCGCAATGCTTTCGACGCGCTCGTGCACACCATCCGATACATCGCTCCCGAGCAGCTGCAATCTTTGGCCGACCAATATCTTCGCTCGCAGGATTTCTGGACCGTGACTGTCGGGTGA
- the dnaN gene encoding DNA polymerase III subunit beta, producing MKFSVSSSELLKQLQIASGAIGSNPVLPILEDFLFKIENKKLTIAATDLETSISTSIEVLADDDFSVAVPAKILLDTLKALPQQPITFTVNEENWGIEITSSYGKYKLAGENGADFPNIPEPDSVETVKINSQYLLDAINNTVFATSSDELRPAMTGVYFSVEQNKLICVATDAHKLVKFATHHLAGDVSTSFIVPKKALNLLKNALPANDGVTLSFNKANAFFAFADIRLVCRLIDARYPDYNAVIPVENPNMMTVNRMDLQNSLKRIAIYANKTTNQVVLDITDKSLTVSAQDLDFSNEATEQMACTFEGTPMKIAFNAKFLVEMLSVLASDEVKMEFSTPSRAGILTPVEEENKDREILMLVMPVMLNN from the coding sequence ATGAAATTCAGCGTCTCTTCTTCCGAGCTTCTCAAGCAACTCCAAATCGCTTCCGGTGCCATTGGCTCCAACCCAGTGCTGCCTATTCTGGAAGATTTTTTGTTCAAAATCGAAAATAAAAAACTTACCATCGCCGCTACTGACCTCGAAACGAGCATCTCCACTTCCATTGAGGTGCTCGCTGACGACGATTTCTCCGTGGCCGTGCCTGCAAAAATCCTGCTTGACACGTTAAAGGCGCTGCCGCAACAGCCCATCACTTTCACGGTGAACGAGGAAAACTGGGGTATCGAAATCACCTCTTCCTACGGAAAGTATAAACTGGCGGGCGAAAACGGCGCGGATTTTCCCAACATCCCGGAGCCAGACTCGGTGGAGACGGTAAAAATCAACAGTCAGTATTTATTGGATGCCATCAACAATACGGTGTTTGCCACTTCGAGCGACGAATTGCGGCCAGCTATGACTGGCGTGTATTTTTCGGTGGAACAGAACAAGTTAATCTGCGTGGCAACTGACGCGCACAAATTGGTAAAATTCGCCACGCACCATCTTGCAGGCGATGTGAGCACTTCATTCATCGTGCCCAAAAAAGCCCTCAACCTGCTCAAAAATGCCCTCCCCGCCAACGACGGTGTCACGCTCTCGTTCAACAAAGCAAATGCCTTTTTCGCATTTGCCGATATCCGCTTGGTGTGCCGCCTCATTGATGCGCGTTACCCGGATTACAATGCCGTGATTCCGGTGGAAAACCCCAACATGATGACGGTGAACCGCATGGACCTCCAAAACTCGCTCAAGCGCATCGCCATCTACGCCAACAAAACCACCAATCAAGTGGTGTTGGACATCACCGACAAAAGCCTGACCGTCAGTGCCCAAGACTTGGACTTCTCCAATGAAGCAACCGAACAAATGGCCTGCACCTTTGAAGGCACCCCTATGAAAATCGCTTTCAATGCCAAATTTTTGGTGGAAATGCTGAGTGTGCTTGCTTCCGACGAAGTGAAAATGGAATTCAGCACGCCCAGCCGTGCGGGCATTCTCACGCCAGTGGAGGAGGAAAACAAAGACCGCGAGATATTGATGCTCGTGATGCCCGTGATGCTGAACAATTGA
- a CDS encoding peptidoglycan-binding protein yields MSSLRLGVCDSGAIPGNKAQFLSIYHDTFGEKLKPKLEFRDESGWRGFTQLETQGSRVKELQRFLKDTGFMPKANVDGVFGYATQSAVRLFQEYLRTVEGIAAIGAPDGVVGPNTMKYVEQWKKEKAGTDAFVCEWGRASARKPSPEFSRWIEILRRAKENFLNEENPIADLVNRYNKPTDTRKVADWDTSPDTIHLIGLRSNEFIGDEKRLNDDLFILLINGMMFKFWGSTDPNPNLAKRSDIPFLVEGQHAYQFGWHHINDPLKIQRAMRPATKGVLVFRDQNKDRRLTDEDVVKGLDPNPNTTINIHWSGLGGYNFSSGCQVIAGKSYVNHQGKLVDCSAYTANNDAGLGGTKGRGAFNVLGDLILTYAPPGVRTIAYTLGRDRTLARLDPGNTDFVATSVSRMQNSRVG; encoded by the coding sequence ATGAGCTCACTCAGACTCGGCGTATGCGACAGCGGCGCCATTCCCGGCAACAAGGCCCAATTCCTGTCTATTTATCACGACACTTTTGGGGAAAAACTCAAACCCAAACTCGAGTTCCGCGACGAGTCGGGGTGGCGGGGCTTCACTCAATTGGAGACACAGGGCTCGAGGGTCAAGGAATTGCAACGGTTTTTGAAAGACACGGGGTTCATGCCCAAGGCAAACGTGGATGGCGTTTTTGGGTATGCTACCCAATCCGCCGTGCGGCTTTTTCAGGAATACTTGCGCACGGTGGAAGGAATCGCGGCCATCGGCGCGCCAGACGGGGTGGTGGGGCCAAACACGATGAAATATGTCGAACAATGGAAAAAGGAAAAAGCAGGCACGGATGCCTTCGTGTGCGAATGGGGTAGGGCGAGCGCCCGCAAGCCAAGCCCGGAGTTTAGTCGTTGGATAGAGATATTGAGGCGGGCAAAGGAAAACTTCCTTAATGAGGAAAACCCTATCGCGGACTTGGTAAACCGATACAACAAACCCACAGACACGCGAAAAGTGGCTGATTGGGATACTTCACCAGATACCATTCACCTGATTGGGTTGCGGTCCAACGAGTTTATCGGCGACGAAAAGCGGCTCAACGACGACTTGTTCATCCTGCTTATCAATGGCATGATGTTCAAGTTTTGGGGCTCAACCGACCCAAACCCCAATTTGGCCAAACGCTCGGACATTCCTTTTTTGGTGGAGGGCCAACACGCCTACCAATTCGGCTGGCACCACATCAACGACCCGTTGAAAATACAACGCGCCATGCGCCCTGCCACGAAGGGTGTGCTTGTGTTCCGCGACCAAAACAAAGACCGCCGACTGACGGACGAAGATGTGGTGAAGGGGCTTGACCCCAATCCCAACACGACCATCAACATTCACTGGTCGGGCTTGGGCGGCTACAATTTCTCGTCCGGCTGCCAAGTAATCGCGGGAAAAAGCTACGTCAACCATCAAGGTAAATTGGTGGACTGCTCGGCTTATACGGCGAACAACGACGCGGGATTGGGAGGCACCAAAGGGCGGGGCGCTTTCAATGTGCTGGGCGACCTCATCTTGACGTACGCACCGCCGGGCGTGCGCACCATCGCCTACACGCTGGGACGCGACCGCACCCTTGCTCGGTTGGACCCCGGCAATACGGATTTCGTGGCAACCTCCGTGTCACGGATGCAAAATAGCAGGGTAGGGTAG
- a CDS encoding membrane dipeptidase, which translates to MKKSNQLPMFTIDAHLDLAMNAMEWNRDLRQPISAIRAREQGMTDKPDRGNATVSFEELRKGNVGFVVATQIARYVAPENPLPGWHSPEQAWAHTQAQLAWYQEMERQGEMFLVKDLSSLETHLANWSDEKSLVKNPVGFMLSLEGADSLVTLKHLERACEYGLRAVGPAHYGPGRYANGTDSTGKMGVAGLALLDEMERLGIILDVTHLCDDAFWQAIKHFKGNLWASHQNCRSLVPHNRQFSDEQLKVLIEREAVVGLALDAWMIVPGWVRGQSTPRSMGCDLEKALAHLDHICQLAGNSLHVGIGSDLDGAFGTEQCPSDLETIADLRKIPDLLHQRGFLEKDIANVMHGNWLRFLEKAWAQQ; encoded by the coding sequence ATGAAAAAATCAAATCAATTGCCCATGTTCACCATAGACGCTCATCTTGACCTTGCCATGAACGCGATGGAATGGAACCGCGACTTGCGGCAGCCCATTTCGGCCATTCGTGCACGAGAGCAGGGCATGACCGATAAGCCCGACCGGGGCAACGCGACGGTATCTTTTGAAGAATTGAGAAAAGGGAACGTTGGCTTCGTGGTCGCCACACAAATCGCTCGTTATGTTGCGCCGGAAAATCCCTTGCCGGGTTGGCATTCGCCCGAACAGGCTTGGGCGCACACGCAGGCGCAACTCGCTTGGTATCAAGAAATGGAACGCCAAGGCGAAATGTTTTTGGTGAAAGATTTGTCTTCGTTGGAGACGCATTTAGCGAATTGGTCTGATGAAAAAAGTCTTGTGAAAAACCCCGTGGGCTTCATGCTCAGTCTCGAAGGTGCCGATTCGCTCGTGACTTTGAAGCATCTCGAACGCGCTTGCGAATACGGTCTTCGTGCGGTTGGACCAGCACACTACGGCCCGGGACGCTATGCCAACGGCACGGATTCCACAGGCAAAATGGGGGTAGCGGGGCTTGCCCTGCTCGATGAAATGGAGCGGCTGGGCATCATTCTCGATGTGACCCACTTGTGCGACGATGCCTTCTGGCAGGCCATCAAGCACTTCAAAGGGAATCTGTGGGCGAGTCATCAAAATTGTAGGAGCCTCGTGCCGCACAACCGCCAATTCAGCGACGAACAGCTCAAGGTTTTGATTGAAAGAGAGGCGGTCGTGGGCTTGGCGCTCGATGCTTGGATGATTGTGCCCGGCTGGGTGCGCGGCCAATCCACCCCGCGTTCGATGGGGTGCGACTTGGAAAAAGCACTCGCTCATCTCGACCATATTTGCCAACTGGCGGGCAACAGTTTGCACGTTGGCATTGGCTCGGACTTGGACGGCGCGTTTGGCACGGAACAATGCCCTTCCGACTTGGAGACGATCGCCGATTTGCGGAAAATACCCGATTTGCTGCACCAACGCGGATTTTTGGAAAAGGACATTGCAAATGTCATGCACGGCAATTGGCTGCGATTTTTAGAAAAGGCGTGGGCGCAACAATAA